The following coding sequences lie in one Pseudarthrobacter phenanthrenivorans Sphe3 genomic window:
- a CDS encoding HAMP domain-containing sensor histidine kinase, translating to MKLRVLGILSVLSILLVLIASNALLASASRELTQELQINRATALNRLAQVAFDAGTEGGDPTQLQAEMDRYSELYAEGVLIRLQQGTLRSGGLSEDRADVRNALARASLNLNDTTLAPLQPFGTGSEVISRSFGSASQVLGAAVLEVNQDAARQKLRERWLGVGVAAAALTAMLLIGAARVTRWVLRPVHRLNAAVAELETTGRSSRLPEEGPPELRELSRSFTAMAQSVSDSIEAQRQLIADTSHELRNPVGALRLRVDLLRLELETDREKAAASSVETELERVEEILDGVLRLAAAEHRAFEGSAGTPGGAPSRRHRPPIDPVPVLQEEAERAGPAARRAGAFIDFGKPPGQPALIACDAGDLAQMAGELLNNAIKYAGRARISVAVRVRGAAVVIEVSDDGPGLSSEERTAATQRFWRSPKHRDVSGNGLGMTIVEKLAAANGGRLLLREAQPRGLAAFLEFPRVPESQGPAARGQEAPHA from the coding sequence GTGAAGCTCCGCGTCCTCGGGATCCTGAGCGTCCTTTCCATCCTCCTGGTGCTCATCGCCTCCAATGCCCTCCTGGCGTCCGCCAGCCGGGAACTCACCCAGGAACTCCAGATCAACAGGGCAACTGCCCTCAACAGGCTGGCGCAGGTGGCGTTCGACGCCGGCACGGAGGGAGGTGACCCCACCCAACTGCAGGCCGAAATGGACAGGTACTCCGAGCTCTATGCGGAAGGAGTCCTGATCCGGCTCCAGCAGGGCACCCTGCGCTCCGGTGGCCTGAGCGAGGACCGGGCAGATGTGCGGAATGCCCTGGCCAGGGCCAGCCTGAACCTGAATGACACCACCCTGGCGCCGCTGCAACCGTTCGGCACAGGCTCCGAGGTGATCTCCCGCTCGTTTGGAAGCGCCAGCCAGGTGCTCGGCGCGGCCGTCCTGGAAGTTAACCAGGACGCTGCCCGGCAGAAACTCCGCGAACGGTGGCTCGGCGTCGGAGTGGCCGCGGCCGCCCTCACGGCGATGCTCCTCATCGGCGCGGCCCGGGTGACCCGCTGGGTGCTGCGCCCGGTCCACCGCCTCAACGCCGCCGTCGCCGAACTTGAAACCACCGGCAGGAGCAGCCGGCTGCCGGAAGAAGGGCCGCCGGAGCTGCGGGAACTGAGCCGTTCGTTCACGGCGATGGCACAAAGCGTCAGCGACAGCATCGAAGCGCAGCGCCAGCTCATTGCGGACACCTCCCACGAACTGCGTAACCCAGTCGGCGCCCTGCGGCTGCGCGTCGATTTGCTGCGGCTGGAACTGGAAACCGACCGGGAAAAGGCCGCCGCATCCTCCGTCGAGACCGAACTCGAAAGGGTGGAGGAGATCCTCGACGGCGTCCTCAGGCTCGCCGCCGCAGAGCACCGGGCCTTCGAGGGCTCCGCCGGCACACCCGGTGGCGCGCCTTCCCGGCGGCACCGGCCGCCCATTGATCCGGTCCCAGTCCTGCAGGAAGAGGCCGAACGGGCAGGACCTGCCGCGCGCCGTGCCGGCGCCTTCATCGACTTCGGCAAGCCACCCGGGCAGCCGGCGCTGATTGCCTGCGACGCGGGGGACCTGGCGCAGATGGCCGGGGAACTGCTGAACAACGCGATCAAATATGCCGGCCGGGCACGGATATCAGTTGCCGTCCGTGTACGCGGCGCCGCCGTGGTGATCGAAGTGTCCGACGACGGGCCAGGGCTTTCGTCCGAGGAGAGGACAGCAGCCACACAGCGCTTTTGGCGCTCACCGAAGCACCGGGACGTGAGCGGCAACGGCCTTGGCATGACCATCGTCGAGAAGCTGGCGGCAGCCAACGGCGGACGCCTGCTGCTCCGAGAGGCACAGCCGCGCGGCCTGGCGGCGTTCCTCGAATTTCCCCGGGTCCCTGAAAGCCAAGGCCCTGCAGCCAGGGGACAGGAGGCGCCGCATGCCTGA
- a CDS encoding response regulator transcription factor: MDVLIVEDDDAMASALGAAVVSAGHTSARVSRGADALLEHRRFGVILLDLGLPDMDGLEVLRKLRQVTDVPILILTARDDERSVVLGLRSGADDYLVKPVKLVELLARIEAVTRRAGRAPGNAQRRIVLGELEVDLERRLAVLGAHVLPLTATEFDLLALLASHAGSVVTREQILDALWGDAFLASSRSLDVHLTGLRSKLQLPGFIINVRGVGYRVEAGPA; encoded by the coding sequence ATGGATGTGCTGATCGTCGAGGACGACGACGCCATGGCATCCGCCCTCGGGGCGGCCGTGGTTTCCGCCGGACATACATCCGCCAGGGTTTCCCGGGGCGCCGATGCACTCCTGGAACACCGGCGCTTCGGCGTGATCCTGCTGGACCTGGGACTGCCCGACATGGACGGGCTGGAGGTACTCCGGAAGCTTCGGCAGGTCACGGACGTTCCCATCCTCATCCTCACAGCGCGCGACGACGAACGCAGCGTGGTCCTTGGCCTCCGTTCCGGGGCGGACGACTACCTCGTCAAGCCGGTAAAGCTGGTGGAGCTCCTGGCCCGTATCGAAGCCGTCACCAGGCGGGCCGGCCGCGCGCCCGGCAACGCGCAGCGGCGGATCGTGCTGGGGGAACTCGAGGTGGACCTAGAACGCCGCCTGGCAGTCCTCGGCGCGCACGTGCTCCCCCTGACCGCCACGGAATTCGACCTGCTGGCCCTGCTGGCCAGCCATGCGGGGTCAGTTGTGACCCGGGAACAGATCCTTGACGCCCTGTGGGGCGATGCGTTCCTGGCCTCTTCGCGGTCACTGGACGTGCACCTGACCGGGCTCAGGTCCAAGCTGCAGCTGCCGGGGTTCATCATCAACGTCCGCGGGGTCGGCTACCGGGTCGAGGCGGGCCCTGCGTGA
- a CDS encoding MFS transporter has product MSTQQTAAVSESAQTRRAVSNILKGSAGNLVEWYDLYVYTVFAAYFQSHFFNSKDDLQAGLEAMAVFSTSFLMRPIGAWFFGRYADRKGRKAALTLSVTLMSAGSFAIAILPTTEQVGVWALILLILIRLVQGFSVGGEYGTSATYMSEAATSRRRGFFSSFQYVTLIGGQMLALLVLVILQNAMPKEDLTEWGWRIPFALGGVAALVVLWLRRSMEETVSEEQVQAAKTPAGIGVAQPGTMKLLFTLYWKPLLVCIGVTLGGTVAFYTYTNFILKFMNDTSGIAKTDTSVINFWALFIFMLLQPVYGMISDKVGRKPLLLWFGITGVLFTWPLLSTLSNTKDPFTAFLLMMSGLVIVGGYTSINALVKAELFPASIRALGVGLGYAIANSLFGGTVPLIGAAFQKAERVDLFFTYVTVAIALSLLVYIFALKNKKATHLDQEQGHAWVQERKDGDKDKDKDKDLLGV; this is encoded by the coding sequence ATGAGCACCCAGCAAACGGCGGCTGTGAGTGAGTCGGCCCAGACCCGGCGGGCGGTCAGCAACATCCTCAAGGGCTCTGCCGGCAACCTGGTGGAGTGGTACGACCTGTACGTCTACACGGTCTTCGCCGCGTACTTTCAGTCCCACTTCTTCAACTCCAAGGACGACCTCCAGGCGGGCCTGGAAGCGATGGCCGTCTTCTCGACGTCGTTCCTCATGCGGCCCATCGGCGCCTGGTTCTTCGGCAGGTACGCGGACCGCAAGGGCCGCAAGGCCGCGCTGACCCTCAGCGTGACCCTGATGTCCGCGGGGTCGTTCGCCATCGCCATCCTGCCCACAACCGAGCAGGTGGGCGTCTGGGCACTGATCCTGCTGATCCTGATCCGCCTGGTCCAGGGCTTCTCGGTGGGCGGCGAGTACGGCACCAGCGCCACCTACATGTCAGAGGCCGCAACGTCCAGGCGACGCGGCTTCTTCTCCAGCTTCCAGTACGTCACCCTGATCGGCGGCCAGATGCTGGCCCTGCTGGTCCTGGTGATCCTGCAGAACGCCATGCCCAAGGAAGACCTGACGGAATGGGGCTGGCGGATTCCGTTTGCCCTGGGCGGCGTCGCGGCGCTTGTGGTCCTCTGGCTCCGGCGCTCAATGGAAGAGACCGTTTCGGAGGAGCAGGTCCAGGCGGCAAAGACCCCGGCCGGGATTGGAGTTGCCCAGCCCGGCACCATGAAGCTGCTGTTCACCCTGTACTGGAAGCCGCTGCTGGTCTGCATCGGCGTCACCCTCGGCGGCACCGTGGCGTTCTACACCTACACCAACTTCATCCTGAAGTTCATGAACGATACCTCCGGCATCGCCAAGACCGACACCTCGGTGATCAACTTCTGGGCGCTGTTCATCTTCATGCTCCTGCAGCCGGTGTACGGCATGATTTCGGACAAGGTGGGCCGCAAGCCGCTGCTGCTGTGGTTCGGCATCACCGGCGTCCTGTTCACCTGGCCGCTGCTCTCCACCCTGTCCAACACCAAGGACCCCTTCACGGCCTTCCTGCTGATGATGAGTGGCCTGGTGATCGTGGGCGGCTACACCTCCATCAACGCCCTGGTGAAGGCCGAACTGTTCCCGGCCTCCATCCGCGCCCTTGGAGTCGGCCTGGGTTACGCGATTGCGAACTCGCTGTTCGGCGGGACCGTTCCGCTCATCGGCGCAGCCTTCCAGAAGGCCGAGCGGGTTGACCTGTTCTTCACTTACGTCACCGTGGCCATTGCCCTCTCGCTGCTGGTGTACATCTTTGCGCTGAAGAACAAGAAGGCAACCCACCTGGACCAGGAGCAGGGCCATGCGTGGGTGCAGGAGCGCAAGGACGGCGACAAGGACAAGGACAAGGACAAGGACCTGCTGGGCGTCTAG
- a CDS encoding serpin family protein yields the protein MGLAGCAAPAPPPAEPELLTADGVERVSVDRADYAAELRSFRASTYVLGEALLADGGDGANGNVVSSPGSFLIALAMLRAGATGGTAAEMDSILQFPAEKRDEAMNSVLRSLEKFDGDPGTVDEDNPPRKPVMHSANGLFVDNDVPTGQAFLDTLARHYGTGVYPVDFSDEGTTKPAIDAWVNRNTGGRIKEAPAEYDPDNTFSLLNTLYFASAWSTPFDPNATSDLPFTTAAGEEINVPAMHNELRMKYAEGAGWQGVDLPYADGFVMRLVLPAETSPAADTAASTDTPAPAAFAAEKLTEIADTFDAAQPASVRIQLPRWDHRSSFNLRKVFEALGLENMLGTTEDFNNIQPQMMITQAAQAANITVAEKGTIAAAVTQINGMATSAPPEPERTIEFDRPFHYQIVHGETGLPLFMGTVADPR from the coding sequence ATGGGACTGGCGGGGTGTGCAGCGCCAGCCCCGCCGCCGGCGGAGCCGGAGCTCCTCACGGCCGACGGCGTCGAGCGGGTCTCGGTGGACCGTGCGGACTACGCCGCTGAACTGCGCTCCTTCCGGGCTTCCACGTATGTCCTCGGCGAAGCGTTGCTGGCCGACGGCGGCGACGGTGCCAACGGGAACGTGGTGTCCTCGCCCGGGAGCTTCCTGATTGCCCTCGCCATGCTGCGTGCAGGTGCCACCGGCGGGACCGCGGCGGAGATGGACAGCATCCTGCAATTTCCCGCTGAAAAGCGCGATGAGGCCATGAACTCGGTCCTCCGCTCCCTCGAAAAGTTCGACGGCGACCCTGGCACCGTGGATGAGGACAACCCGCCGCGGAAGCCGGTCATGCACTCGGCCAACGGGCTGTTCGTGGACAATGACGTGCCTACCGGGCAGGCCTTCCTGGACACCCTGGCACGGCATTATGGAACCGGCGTTTATCCCGTGGATTTCAGCGATGAGGGGACAACCAAGCCCGCCATCGATGCCTGGGTGAACAGGAATACCGGCGGCAGGATCAAGGAAGCCCCGGCAGAGTACGACCCCGACAACACCTTCAGCCTGCTCAACACGTTGTACTTCGCCTCTGCCTGGAGCACACCTTTCGATCCGAACGCCACCTCTGACCTGCCCTTCACCACAGCGGCGGGCGAGGAAATCAACGTGCCGGCCATGCACAACGAACTCAGGATGAAATATGCGGAAGGCGCGGGCTGGCAGGGCGTGGATCTTCCCTATGCCGATGGTTTCGTCATGCGCCTGGTCCTGCCCGCGGAGACCTCCCCTGCAGCTGACACAGCTGCTTCCACCGACACTCCCGCCCCTGCGGCCTTCGCAGCGGAGAAACTGACGGAAATCGCGGACACGTTTGATGCGGCCCAGCCTGCGTCAGTCCGGATCCAGCTGCCGCGCTGGGACCACAGGTCCAGCTTTAACCTCCGCAAGGTCTTCGAGGCGCTGGGACTGGAGAACATGCTCGGCACCACGGAGGACTTCAACAACATCCAGCCGCAGATGATGATCACCCAGGCCGCCCAGGCTGCCAACATCACGGTGGCCGAGAAGGGGACCATTGCCGCCGCGGTGACCCAGATCAACGGAATGGCCACCAGCGCTCCACCGGAGCCCGAGCGGACCATCGAGTTCGACCGGCCGTTCCACTACCAGATCGTGCACGGTGAAACCGGGCTGCCGCTGTTCATGGGAACTGTCGCCGACCCCCGGTGA
- a CDS encoding hydroxymethylpyrimidine/phosphomethylpyrimidine kinase, giving the protein MTSVSVDAPQPFAAPAVVLTIAGSEATGGAGAQADLKTFQELGVFGIANLTCIVSFNPNDSWNHRFVPVDQQVIADQLEATTAAYGPARDGEPLDGRPVLDTVKIGMLGSPATIATVAGALADNRFGNVVLDPVLICKGQEPGHALDTDQALKAQILPLATFVTPNHFEAESLSGLDITDVESLKAAAVRIHELSGAAVLAKGGVRLEGPDAVDVFYDGETMEVLSAPKVGEVAVSGAGCSLAAAVTAELAKGASPLEAARTAKAFVTAGTRNRVASGAPFDALWQGGIR; this is encoded by the coding sequence ATGACTTCCGTTTCCGTTGACGCACCCCAGCCCTTTGCCGCTCCGGCGGTAGTCCTCACCATTGCAGGTTCCGAAGCCACCGGCGGCGCAGGCGCCCAGGCGGACCTGAAGACTTTCCAGGAGCTGGGTGTGTTTGGCATCGCCAACCTCACCTGCATCGTCTCGTTCAACCCGAACGACAGCTGGAACCACCGCTTTGTCCCGGTGGATCAGCAGGTCATCGCGGACCAGCTGGAGGCAACGACGGCGGCCTATGGTCCCGCGCGGGACGGGGAGCCGCTGGACGGCAGGCCGGTGCTGGACACCGTCAAGATCGGTATGCTCGGCAGCCCGGCCACCATTGCCACCGTTGCCGGCGCCCTGGCGGACAACAGGTTCGGCAACGTGGTCCTGGATCCGGTCCTGATCTGCAAGGGCCAGGAGCCGGGGCACGCGCTGGACACCGATCAAGCCCTCAAGGCGCAGATCCTGCCGCTGGCCACCTTCGTCACGCCCAACCACTTCGAGGCCGAATCGCTGTCCGGCCTGGACATCACGGACGTTGAGTCCCTCAAGGCCGCCGCCGTCCGCATCCATGAGCTCAGCGGCGCCGCCGTGCTCGCCAAGGGCGGGGTGCGGCTGGAAGGCCCGGACGCCGTGGACGTCTTCTACGACGGCGAAACCATGGAAGTCCTGAGCGCCCCAAAGGTGGGCGAGGTGGCGGTGTCCGGCGCCGGCTGCTCGCTGGCCGCTGCCGTGACTGCCGAGCTCGCCAAGGGGGCGTCCCCGCTTGAGGCTGCGCGCACTGCCAAAGCTTTCGTAACCGCAGGCACCCGGAACCGCGTGGCGTCCGGTGCGCCGTTCGATGCCCTGTGGCAGGGCGGGATCCGCTAG
- a CDS encoding TIGR01777 family oxidoreductase → MDRTRTVVLAGASGFIGTYFRARFQADGWTVRSIGRGSRRRSAAAGEAWANWDDGAALTRVLAGAELLINLAGRSVSCRYNARNKAAILHSRVDTTAALGRAVAQCRQPPSTWLNASTGTIYRDAVDRPQTESDGELGSGFSVEVARAWEAALDAAATPGTRKIPLRISIVLGRGGGALRPLSVLARLGLGGRMGSGRQRFSWIHVEDLYRCARFLHTRTDITGPVNVASPDVVSNRELMRLVRRAHRSPAGLPTPAWLLRAGAVLIRTEPELVLKSRWVQPQKLLDAGFVYSQPELGRALQQIARGRA, encoded by the coding sequence ATGGACAGGACGAGGACAGTGGTGCTGGCAGGGGCGTCCGGCTTCATCGGCACATACTTCCGTGCCCGCTTCCAAGCTGACGGCTGGACGGTGCGCAGCATTGGCCGGGGCAGCCGCAGGCGCAGCGCCGCAGCGGGCGAAGCGTGGGCGAACTGGGACGACGGCGCCGCCCTTACCCGGGTACTGGCCGGTGCCGAACTCCTCATCAACCTTGCCGGACGCTCCGTGTCCTGCCGCTACAACGCGCGCAACAAAGCCGCCATCCTCCACTCCAGGGTGGACACCACCGCGGCACTCGGCCGCGCTGTCGCACAATGCCGGCAGCCGCCGTCGACCTGGCTCAATGCCAGCACGGGCACGATCTACCGGGACGCCGTCGACCGTCCCCAGACTGAAAGCGACGGTGAACTGGGGAGTGGCTTCTCGGTGGAGGTGGCCCGGGCGTGGGAAGCGGCCCTGGATGCCGCCGCCACCCCCGGAACCCGGAAGATCCCGTTGCGGATCTCCATCGTGCTGGGCCGGGGCGGCGGAGCGCTGCGCCCCTTGAGTGTCCTGGCGCGGCTTGGGCTGGGCGGACGCATGGGCAGCGGCCGGCAAAGGTTCAGCTGGATCCATGTGGAGGATCTGTACCGGTGCGCCCGGTTCCTGCACACCAGGACGGACATCACCGGTCCCGTGAATGTTGCCTCCCCGGATGTAGTGTCCAACCGTGAACTGATGAGGCTGGTCCGGCGTGCACACCGCTCCCCTGCTGGCCTCCCCACGCCCGCCTGGCTGCTGCGCGCCGGCGCCGTGCTGATCCGGACCGAGCCGGAGCTGGTGCTGAAGAGCCGCTGGGTCCAGCCGCAGAAACTGCTGGACGCCGGATTCGTCTACAGCCAGCCGGAACTTGGCCGGGCCCTCCAGCAGATTGCCAGGGGCAGGGCGTGA
- a CDS encoding TetR/AcrR family transcriptional regulator: protein MAVKSEQTRRLVADVALRMFREVGFAKTTMRAIAAEAGISVGNAYYYFASKDDLVQELYLQIQQEHAAKAAEAMAHSSDLGGRLKAVLHTGLDVMGPYHRFGGDFLATAIRPSSPANPFTADSAAAREASQAIFRSALDGARPQAPAKLRPALPELLWLAYMGLTLFWVYDGSEEQRRSRKLVDGAVPLLARVLSMARLPGAGKLVDEALSLRRTIND from the coding sequence ATGGCGGTCAAGAGTGAGCAGACCCGCCGGCTGGTAGCCGACGTTGCGCTGCGGATGTTCCGTGAGGTTGGCTTCGCCAAGACCACCATGAGGGCCATAGCCGCCGAGGCCGGCATCTCTGTGGGCAATGCCTACTACTACTTCGCCTCCAAGGATGACTTGGTGCAGGAGCTGTACCTGCAGATCCAGCAGGAGCACGCTGCCAAAGCCGCCGAGGCCATGGCGCACAGCTCTGACCTCGGAGGGCGACTGAAGGCGGTCCTGCACACAGGACTGGACGTGATGGGGCCCTATCACCGGTTCGGTGGCGATTTCCTGGCCACCGCAATCCGGCCCAGTTCCCCGGCCAACCCGTTCACTGCGGATTCCGCAGCCGCACGGGAGGCGTCGCAGGCAATCTTCCGGTCTGCACTCGATGGGGCACGCCCGCAGGCGCCCGCGAAGCTCCGTCCCGCCCTGCCTGAGTTGCTCTGGCTCGCATACATGGGCCTGACGCTTTTCTGGGTTTACGACGGCTCGGAAGAACAGCGGCGGAGCCGGAAACTCGTGGACGGGGCCGTCCCGCTGCTGGCCAGGGTCCTCTCGATGGCGCGGCTGCCAGGAGCCGGCAAACTCGTGGACGAGGCCCTCAGCCTGCGCAGGACCATCAATGACTAG
- a CDS encoding queuosine precursor transporter, with amino-acid sequence MASAPGHSALPHTPATPGGARFASIGSPYFGIMLAIMAVVLILSNIGASKGVAIGPIITDGGFFLFPLAYILGDVISEVYGFKVARKAIFTTFGLSVFASLCYWVIIALPGFDDEFGTSKQAALEGALGPVPQIVLASLLAFLAGQTINSWILVRMKARSGEKSLWARIMGSSVAGEFVDTLIFCSIAAPVIGIGDFGTFLNYVVVGFVYKTLVEFILVPVTTLVIRWVKKREPSYGAPNAAVTDAA; translated from the coding sequence ATGGCATCAGCTCCAGGCCACAGCGCCCTGCCCCACACCCCTGCGACGCCGGGAGGCGCACGCTTCGCCTCGATCGGTTCCCCCTATTTCGGAATCATGCTGGCCATCATGGCCGTGGTGCTGATCCTGTCCAACATCGGTGCGTCCAAGGGTGTTGCCATTGGACCGATCATCACGGACGGCGGCTTCTTCCTCTTTCCGCTCGCCTACATCCTGGGCGACGTCATCAGCGAGGTGTACGGCTTCAAGGTGGCGCGCAAGGCCATCTTCACCACTTTCGGGCTGTCCGTTTTCGCGTCGCTGTGCTACTGGGTGATCATCGCCCTCCCGGGCTTTGATGATGAGTTCGGGACGTCCAAGCAGGCAGCCCTGGAGGGTGCCCTGGGCCCGGTGCCGCAGATCGTGCTGGCTTCGCTGCTGGCCTTCCTGGCCGGACAGACCATCAACTCGTGGATCCTGGTGCGCATGAAGGCCCGCTCCGGGGAAAAGTCCCTGTGGGCCCGGATCATGGGTTCCTCGGTGGCAGGGGAATTCGTGGATACGCTGATTTTCTGCAGCATTGCCGCCCCGGTCATCGGAATCGGAGACTTCGGCACGTTCCTGAACTACGTGGTGGTGGGCTTCGTGTACAAGACCCTCGTGGAGTTCATCCTGGTGCCGGTTACCACCCTGGTGATCCGTTGGGTGAAGAAACGGGAACCAAGCTACGGGGCCCCGAACGCTGCGGTGACGGACGCCGCATAG
- a CDS encoding dienelactone hydrolase family protein encodes MLIRIPAAEGTAEALVARPSSGDGPFPGVIMYMDAFGLRPRIQEMAQHVADWGYVVLAPNVFYREGTVAELAPKADMTTPEGRQAAGRPAFARIGRLTAERALRDIDAWVAAVGALDGVQPGPIGTVGYCMGARLAIRTATAHPEVVAACGGFHGGGLATDEPDSPHLGLARARAQFVFGHADRDPSMAPDAVARLGAALEAAGLTASNQVYPGAPHGYSMADTSAFNPEATERHFRELRALLDGALKG; translated from the coding sequence ATGCTCATCAGAATTCCCGCCGCGGAAGGCACCGCCGAAGCCCTTGTGGCCCGCCCCTCCTCCGGCGACGGCCCTTTCCCCGGCGTCATTATGTACATGGACGCCTTCGGCCTGCGGCCCCGCATCCAGGAAATGGCCCAGCACGTGGCGGACTGGGGCTATGTGGTCCTGGCCCCGAACGTCTTCTACCGGGAGGGGACGGTTGCGGAACTTGCCCCGAAAGCGGACATGACCACCCCCGAGGGCAGGCAGGCGGCCGGGAGGCCGGCGTTCGCCCGGATCGGCCGGCTGACGGCGGAGCGGGCGCTGCGGGACATTGACGCGTGGGTGGCGGCCGTCGGTGCGCTGGACGGCGTCCAGCCGGGCCCCATTGGCACGGTGGGCTACTGCATGGGAGCCCGCCTCGCGATCAGGACTGCTACGGCCCACCCGGAAGTCGTGGCAGCATGCGGCGGATTCCACGGCGGCGGGCTGGCCACGGATGAGCCGGACAGCCCGCACCTGGGACTGGCCCGGGCCCGGGCGCAGTTCGTGTTCGGCCACGCCGACCGCGACCCCAGTATGGCTCCCGACGCCGTAGCCCGGCTGGGTGCTGCGCTGGAGGCTGCGGGACTCACGGCTTCCAACCAGGTGTACCCGGGGGCACCGCACGGCTACTCGATGGCGGACACCTCGGCGTTCAATCCCGAAGCCACGGAACGGCACTTCCGTGAGCTCCGCGCCCTGCTGGACGGTGCCCTCAAGGGCTGA
- the tgt gene encoding tRNA guanosine(34) transglycosylase Tgt, giving the protein MPANPAPALPADPSARADQSQFSFTVGTRLAESCPPSSTQTAENGGRFLGRTGTMSTPHGDIRTPAFIAVGTKATVKSVLPESMAELGAQALLANAYHLYLQPGADILDEAGGLGAFMNWPGPTFTDSGGFQVMSLGSGFKKVIDMKSVDASGPDDAVAPGKERLAHIDDDGVWFKSHLNGDRHRFSPEISMQVQHQIGADIMFAFDELTTLQNSRRYQEESLERTRLWALRCLEEHFRLTSSRVGKPYQALFGVIQGAQYEDLRRKACRDLGAMPFDGYGIGGALEKENLGTIVRWCNEELPEDKPRHLLGISEPDDIFTAIENGADTFDCVSPTRVARNSAFYTPQGRFNLSGAKYKRDFGPLQDGCDCYACANYSRAYIHHLFKAKEMLSATLISIHNERFVVKMVDDARLAIEDGTFFDFKAETLGQYYS; this is encoded by the coding sequence GTGCCAGCCAACCCTGCCCCTGCCCTGCCCGCTGATCCTTCCGCCCGAGCTGACCAGTCACAGTTTTCCTTCACGGTGGGCACCCGGCTGGCCGAATCCTGCCCGCCGTCGTCCACGCAAACAGCGGAAAACGGCGGCCGGTTCCTGGGGCGCACCGGCACCATGTCAACTCCGCACGGGGACATCCGGACACCGGCGTTCATTGCCGTAGGGACCAAGGCCACCGTCAAGTCGGTGCTGCCGGAGTCCATGGCCGAACTGGGGGCGCAGGCGCTGCTGGCCAACGCCTACCACCTGTACCTGCAGCCCGGGGCGGACATCCTGGATGAGGCCGGCGGCCTGGGCGCCTTCATGAACTGGCCCGGGCCCACCTTCACCGATTCGGGCGGATTCCAGGTGATGAGCCTGGGCTCGGGGTTCAAGAAGGTCATCGACATGAAATCGGTGGATGCCTCGGGGCCGGATGACGCGGTGGCCCCCGGCAAGGAGCGCCTGGCCCACATTGACGACGACGGGGTGTGGTTCAAGAGCCACCTCAACGGCGACCGGCACAGGTTCTCCCCGGAGATCTCCATGCAGGTCCAGCACCAGATCGGGGCGGACATCATGTTCGCGTTCGACGAGCTGACCACGCTGCAGAACTCGCGCCGGTACCAGGAGGAGTCCCTGGAGCGCACGCGGCTGTGGGCCCTTCGCTGCCTCGAGGAGCATTTCCGGCTGACCTCGTCCCGGGTTGGCAAGCCGTACCAGGCCCTGTTCGGCGTGATCCAGGGCGCCCAGTACGAGGACCTGCGCCGGAAGGCATGCCGGGACCTGGGTGCCATGCCTTTTGACGGTTACGGGATCGGCGGCGCCCTGGAGAAGGAGAACCTTGGCACGATCGTCCGCTGGTGCAACGAGGAACTGCCCGAGGACAAGCCGCGCCACCTGCTGGGGATCTCGGAGCCGGACGACATCTTCACTGCCATCGAGAACGGAGCCGACACCTTCGACTGCGTCTCCCCCACCCGGGTGGCACGGAACTCGGCGTTCTACACGCCCCAGGGCCGCTTCAACCTCTCCGGCGCCAAGTACAAGCGCGACTTCGGCCCGCTCCAGGACGGATGTGACTGCTACGCCTGCGCCAACTACTCCCGCGCCTACATCCACCACCTCTTCAAGGCCAAGGAAATGCTCTCCGCCACGCTGATTTCCATCCACAACGAGCGGTTCGTGGTGAAGATGGTGGACGACGCCCGCCTCGCCATCGAGGACGGCACGTTCTTTGACTTCAAGGCCGAGACCCTGGGCCAGTACTACTCATAG